A genomic segment from Thermothielavioides terrestris NRRL 8126 chromosome 4, complete sequence encodes:
- a CDS encoding uncharacterized protein (Contains conserved domain bZIP_1[pfam00170]), translated as MSDKMSVDKKDPTKEDSEESMDSSPEGDAAPAPPPQQSENQQPKRKGGRKPIYATSEERKQRNRQAQAAFRERRTEYIKQLEEAIRTHEQNLANLQAAHRHAADECLMLRYKNSLLERILLEKGIDVQAELRAKTGSPNLGPTHVPQTLVQPPPIQRAILNRHHARRSNSGIAPKLEPGIPASPLPPPIHPQPSALSPRNRQTPSSHSASPTGTTSFGSQPGASPAASDHMNASVRPAMPPVTAVKAAPAPLAPIQGLPGPRPMQAPGLQQRPDHVRGSAPGSTPSFYPTPSFQNHIEQLEQEYDAAADMMDDPGDAPDTPSGPGPYPGPTYAGEPQPMSLSSPVTTGPPGGQPIAGQSPIDNVAHSQHPAYPSMTQLLDNNYDFDPFGLSASMAFPTQFSFDTSNMR; from the exons ATGTCCGATAAGATGTCTGTCGACAAGAAGGATCCCACCAAAGAAGATAGCGAAGAATCGATGGATTCCAGCCCGGAAGGGGACGCCGCCCCCGCACCTCCGCCGCAACAGTCGGAAAATCAACAACCGAAGCGAAAAGGGGGTCGCAAGCCG ATCTATGCGACATCCGAGGAGAGAAAGCAAAGGAATCGCCAGGCCCAGGCAGCATTCCGTGAGCGCCGCACCGAGTACATTaagcagctcgaggaggccatCCGGACTCACGAGCAGAACCTGGCCAACCTTCAGGCTGCTCATCGCCATGCCGCCGATGAGTGCTTGATGCTTCGATACAAGAACTCGCTTCTGGAGCGCATTCTTTTAGAGAAAG GCATCGATGTGCAGGCTGAGCTGCGAGCGAAGACGGGCAGTCCGAATCTGGGTCCCACGCATGTTCCCCAGACTCTGGTGCAGCCGCCCCCGATTCAGCGGGCCATCCTCAATAGACACCACGCGCGCAGGTCGAACTCGGGCATCGCGCCGAAACTCGAGCCCGGGATCCCTGCATCTCCGTTACCACCTCCGATCCACCCCCAACCGTCGGCTCTGTCGCCCAGGAACCGCCAAACTCCTTCTTCTcactcggcctcgccgaccgGGACGACGTCCTTTGGCTCACAGCCTGGTGCGTCTCCCGCTGCGTCTGACCATATGAATGCCTCGGTTCGGCCGGCGATGCCTCCTGTGACCGCGGTGAAGGCCGCTCCGGCTCCCCTGGCTCCTATCCAGGGCCTTCCGGGCCCTCGGCCAATGCAGGCACCGGGCCTCCAACAGCGGCCGGATCACGTCCGAGGAAGCGCCCCTGGGAGCACTCCATCGTTCTACCCGACGCCCTCCTTCCAGAATCAcatcgagcagctcg AGCAGGAATACGATGCTGCGGCTGATATGATGGATGACCCGGGCGATGCGCCGGATACTCCAAGCGGACCAGGACCTTATCCCGGGCCAACCTATGCCGGCGAACCGCAGCCGATGTCGCTCTCATCGCCGGTTACGACAGGGCCGCCTGGCGGGCAACCGATCGCTGGGCAGTCGCCAATCGACAACGTCGCCCATTCTCAGCATCCCGCGTACCCATCCATGACACAATTGCTGGACAACAACTACGATTTCGACCCATTTGGCTTGAGCGCAAGCATGGCTTTTCCCACCCAGTTCTCCTTCGACACCAGCAACATGCGGTAA